The proteins below come from a single Burkholderia sp. FERM BP-3421 genomic window:
- a CDS encoding SAM-dependent methyltransferase, producing the protein MTTGTLYLIPNTLGDGDAAMLAAVLPAAVQARAATLGYYVGENAKTTRAFLKKIGTERPIQDIEIRELNVKTPAAEIERLLAPLLAGTDAGLVSEAGCPAVADPGALLVRRAHERGVRVVPLVGPSSILLALMASGLNGQSFAFHGYLPVDAAARAKRLRELEAHSRKANETQIFIETPYRNQAMLDTLTATCAPSTLICVAADLTLSTETILSRPAAAWKKAPAPDLHKRPAIFLLLAN; encoded by the coding sequence ATGACGACCGGCACCCTGTACCTGATCCCGAACACGCTCGGCGACGGCGACGCGGCGATGCTCGCGGCCGTGCTGCCTGCCGCCGTGCAGGCGCGCGCCGCGACGCTCGGCTACTACGTCGGCGAGAACGCGAAAACGACCCGGGCCTTCCTGAAGAAGATCGGCACCGAACGGCCGATCCAGGACATCGAGATCCGCGAATTGAACGTCAAGACGCCGGCAGCCGAGATCGAGCGGCTGCTCGCGCCGCTGCTCGCCGGCACCGACGCCGGGCTCGTGTCGGAGGCCGGCTGTCCGGCCGTCGCCGACCCCGGCGCGCTGCTGGTGCGGCGCGCGCACGAGCGCGGCGTACGGGTCGTGCCGCTCGTCGGCCCGAGTTCGATCCTGCTTGCCTTGATGGCATCCGGCCTGAACGGCCAGAGCTTTGCGTTCCACGGCTACCTGCCGGTCGACGCCGCCGCCCGCGCGAAGCGGCTGCGGGAACTGGAGGCGCATTCGCGCAAGGCGAACGAGACCCAGATCTTCATCGAGACGCCGTACCGGAATCAGGCGATGCTCGACACGCTGACGGCGACCTGCGCGCCGTCGACGCTGATCTGCGTCGCCGCCGACCTGACGCTGTCGACCGAGACCATCCTGAGCCGCCCGGCCGCCGCCTGGAAAAAGGCGCCCGCGCCCGACCTGCACAAGCGCCCGGCGATCTTCCTGCTGCTCGCGAACTAG
- a CDS encoding S49 family peptidase — protein sequence MADQLTPSDSTPKSSTGGESGWERAALERIALAAIKEQRAARRWRIFFRFAFLAVLLVVAFALVDFSGDGKLSSGRHTALVTIDGEIATGTNANASDINSALDDAFDDAGTAGVVLRINSPGGSPVQAGIVYDEIRRLRKQYPSKPLYVVVTDMCASGGYYIASAADKIYVDKASIVGSIGVLMDGFGFTGLMDKLGVQRRLHTSGENKGFFDPFSPETPKMDAHAQEMLDQIHAQFIKAVKDGRGARLHDSPELFSGLFWTGEKSVELGLADGFGTTDSVARDVLKAPDIVDYTVKESLSDRVARRFGAAVGHAAMKAALAGGEFKLR from the coding sequence ATGGCCGACCAACTGACTCCTTCTGATTCGACCCCTAAATCTTCCACCGGCGGCGAGTCGGGTTGGGAGCGCGCGGCGCTCGAGCGGATCGCGCTCGCGGCGATCAAGGAACAGCGCGCGGCGCGGCGCTGGCGGATCTTTTTCCGCTTCGCGTTCCTGGCGGTGCTGCTGGTCGTGGCGTTCGCGCTGGTCGATTTCTCGGGCGACGGCAAGCTGTCGTCGGGCCGCCACACGGCGCTCGTGACGATCGACGGCGAGATCGCCACGGGCACCAACGCGAATGCGTCCGACATCAATTCGGCGCTCGACGACGCGTTCGACGACGCGGGCACGGCGGGCGTGGTGCTGCGCATCAACAGCCCGGGCGGGAGCCCGGTGCAGGCGGGCATCGTGTACGACGAGATCCGCCGGCTGCGCAAGCAATACCCGTCGAAGCCGCTCTACGTGGTCGTCACCGACATGTGCGCGTCGGGCGGCTATTACATTGCGTCGGCCGCGGACAAGATCTACGTCGACAAGGCGAGCATCGTCGGCTCGATCGGCGTGCTGATGGATGGCTTCGGCTTCACGGGCCTGATGGACAAGCTCGGGGTCCAGCGCCGCCTGCATACCTCGGGTGAGAACAAGGGCTTCTTCGATCCGTTCTCGCCGGAAACGCCGAAGATGGACGCGCATGCGCAGGAGATGCTCGACCAGATCCACGCGCAGTTCATCAAGGCGGTGAAGGACGGCCGCGGCGCGCGGTTGCACGACAGCCCCGAGTTGTTCTCGGGGCTGTTCTGGACCGGCGAGAAGAGCGTCGAGCTGGGGCTCGCCGACGGCTTCGGCACGACCGACAGCGTCGCGCGCGACGTGCTGAAGGCGCCCGACATCGTCGACTACACGGTCAAGGAAAGCCTGTCCGACCGGGTCGCGCGCCGTTTCGGCGCGGCGGTCGGCCATGCCGCGATGAAGGCGGCGCTGGCGGGCGGCGAGTTCAAGCTGCGCTGA
- a CDS encoding Maf-like protein yields the protein MPATPSRLPRLILASSSRYRRELLERLRLPFDVLSPDLDESPLPDETPAATALRLAEAKARAVARQIDAPDGALVIGSDQVATFDGLQIGKPGTHARALAQLKAMQGREVEFHSALCLYDSRTDHAQREDVVTRVRFRTLADAALDAYLHAETPYDVAGSAKSEGLGIALLDAIDSDDPTALIGLPLIALTRMLGTAGLPLFGAASGGIAR from the coding sequence ATGCCGGCCACCCCTTCCCGCCTCCCCCGCCTGATCCTTGCCTCCAGCTCCCGCTATCGGCGCGAGCTGCTCGAGCGTCTGCGCCTGCCGTTCGACGTGCTGAGCCCCGACCTCGACGAATCCCCGCTGCCGGACGAAACGCCCGCCGCGACCGCCCTGCGCCTCGCCGAAGCGAAGGCGCGCGCGGTCGCGCGGCAGATCGACGCGCCGGACGGCGCGCTCGTGATCGGGTCGGACCAGGTCGCGACTTTCGACGGGCTGCAGATCGGCAAGCCGGGCACCCACGCGCGCGCGCTGGCCCAGCTGAAGGCCATGCAGGGCCGCGAGGTCGAGTTTCACAGCGCGCTGTGCCTCTACGACAGCCGCACCGACCACGCGCAGCGCGAGGACGTCGTGACGCGGGTGCGCTTTCGCACGCTCGCCGACGCGGCGCTCGACGCCTATCTGCACGCGGAGACCCCTTACGACGTCGCGGGCAGCGCGAAATCCGAAGGGCTCGGCATCGCGCTGCTCGATGCGATCGATTCCGACGATCCGACCGCGTTGATCGGCCTGCCGCTGATCGCGCTCACGCGCATGCTGGGCACGGCCGGGCTGCCGCTGTTCGGCGCCGCCTCGGGAGGCATCGCACGATGA
- the rpmF gene encoding 50S ribosomal protein L32 — MAVQQNKKSPSKRGMHRSHDFLTGAPIAVEPSTGEVHLRHHISPNGYYRGKKVVKTKND; from the coding sequence ATGGCAGTTCAGCAAAACAAGAAGTCGCCGTCGAAGCGCGGCATGCACCGTTCGCACGATTTCCTGACGGGCGCGCCCATCGCGGTCGAGCCGAGCACGGGTGAAGTGCATCTGCGCCACCACATCAGCCCGAACGGCTACTACCGCGGCAAGAAGGTCGTCAAGACGAAGAACGACTAA
- a CDS encoding DUF177 domain-containing protein, producing the protein MTSSGKPAVSLDPHAVDLFEFARSGRQAAGALHLSQLPRMLNEVPADAPDRDTRFTWQAEGSTQPELQDDGTEGPQPYLRLALHGSAWLECQRCLTPYQQAFDVDVVYRIVATEEEAEAFPLDDDEVDVIVGSRQFDLVDLIEEELLLSLPLVPNHDVCPAVHESLVSGASAPVAEADEASDEAGGESDKPNPFAALEALKRDGEKH; encoded by the coding sequence ATGACATCTTCCGGCAAACCTGCGGTTTCGCTCGATCCGCACGCGGTCGACCTGTTCGAGTTCGCTCGCAGCGGCCGTCAGGCGGCGGGCGCGCTGCACCTGTCGCAACTGCCGCGCATGTTAAACGAAGTGCCGGCCGACGCGCCAGACCGCGATACGCGCTTCACCTGGCAGGCGGAGGGCTCGACCCAGCCGGAACTGCAGGACGACGGAACCGAGGGGCCGCAGCCGTATCTGCGCCTCGCGCTGCACGGTTCGGCGTGGCTCGAATGCCAGCGCTGCCTGACGCCGTACCAGCAGGCTTTCGATGTCGACGTGGTGTATCGCATCGTGGCGACCGAAGAAGAAGCCGAGGCATTCCCGCTCGACGACGATGAGGTCGATGTGATCGTAGGCTCGCGCCAGTTCGATCTCGTCGACCTGATCGAGGAGGAGTTGCTGCTTTCGCTGCCCCTTGTGCCGAACCACGATGTGTGTCCGGCGGTGCACGAAAGCCTCGTGTCGGGCGCGAGCGCCCCCGTCGCCGAAGCGGATGAAGCATCCGACGAGGCGGGCGGGGAGAGCGACAAGCCGAACCCGTTCGCGGCGCTCGAGGCGCTGAAGCGAGACGGCGAGAAACACTAG
- a CDS encoding beta-ketoacyl-ACP synthase III — protein sequence MAQSTLYSRVLGTGSCLPPNRVTNQDLTDRLAQEGIETSDEWIVARTGIHARHFADPNVTTSDLALVAAQRAIEAADVDPQSIDLIIVATSTPDFVFPSTACLLQNKLGIKNNGAAFDVQAVCSGFAYALATADSFIRSGQHRTALVIGAETFSRILDFKDRTTCVLFGDGAGAVILGASEEPGVLGSALHADGSYSHILCTPGNVNGGVISGSAFLHMDGQAVFKLAVNVLEKVAVEALAKAGLAPEQVDWLIPHQANIRIMTSTCRKLGLPQERMVVTVGEHGNTSAASIPLAFDTAVRDGRIKRGQHVLIEGVGGGFTWGASVFRY from the coding sequence ATGGCCCAATCGACTCTCTATTCCCGCGTGCTCGGCACGGGCAGCTGTCTGCCGCCCAACCGGGTCACGAACCAGGACCTCACCGATCGTCTCGCGCAGGAAGGCATCGAGACCAGCGATGAGTGGATCGTCGCGCGCACCGGTATCCACGCGCGCCACTTCGCCGACCCGAACGTGACCACGAGCGACCTCGCGCTGGTCGCCGCGCAGCGCGCGATCGAGGCCGCCGACGTCGATCCGCAGTCGATCGATCTGATCATTGTCGCGACCTCGACGCCCGACTTCGTGTTCCCGAGCACGGCCTGCCTGCTGCAGAACAAGCTCGGGATCAAGAACAACGGCGCCGCGTTCGACGTGCAGGCGGTGTGCTCGGGCTTCGCGTACGCGCTCGCCACGGCCGACAGCTTCATCCGCAGCGGCCAGCACCGCACGGCGCTCGTGATCGGCGCGGAAACCTTCTCGCGCATCCTCGACTTCAAGGACCGCACCACCTGCGTGCTGTTCGGCGACGGCGCGGGCGCGGTCATCCTCGGCGCGTCCGAGGAGCCGGGCGTGCTCGGCAGCGCGCTGCATGCGGACGGCAGCTACTCGCATATCCTGTGCACGCCGGGCAACGTGAACGGCGGCGTGATCAGCGGCAGCGCATTCCTGCACATGGACGGCCAGGCCGTCTTCAAGCTCGCGGTGAACGTGCTCGAGAAGGTCGCGGTCGAGGCGCTCGCGAAGGCGGGCCTCGCACCCGAACAGGTCGATTGGCTGATTCCGCACCAGGCGAATATCCGTATCATGACCAGCACCTGCCGCAAGCTCGGCTTGCCGCAGGAACGCATGGTCGTCACCGTCGGCGAGCACGGCAACACCTCCGCTGCGTCGATTCCACTCGCGTTCGACACCGCAGTGCGCGACGGCCGCATCAAGCGCGGTCAGCATGTGCTGATCGAAGGCGTCGGCGGCGGCTTCACGTGGGGCGCGTCGGTGTTCCGCTACTGA
- the plsX gene encoding phosphate acyltransferase PlsX, translated as MTVKLTIDCMGGDHGPSVTVPAAVKFVRAHPDASLMLVGLDSAIRAQLKKHKALDEPALTIVPATEVVAMDDPVEVALRKKKDSSMRVALNHVKDGDAQACISAGNTGALMAVSRYVLKTLPGIERPAIAFALPNPTGYTMMLDLGANVDCEPQHLLQFAEMGHALVAALEGKERPSIGLLNIGEEMIKGNETIKRAGELLRASTLNFRGNVEGNDIYKGTVDVIVCDGFVGNVALKTSEGLAQMLADIIKEEFSRSLLSRLMAVLALPVLLRFKKRVDHRQYNGAALLGLRSLVIKSHGSADAYAFEWAIKRGYDAVKNGVLERLSRAMAENAAPLADGREAGGAGGASPVAGQPAEPSAALSSKA; from the coding sequence ATGACTGTAAAGCTCACAATCGATTGCATGGGAGGCGACCACGGCCCGTCCGTGACCGTTCCCGCCGCAGTCAAGTTCGTCCGCGCGCATCCCGACGCCAGCCTGATGCTCGTCGGCCTCGACAGCGCGATCCGGGCCCAGCTCAAGAAGCACAAGGCGCTCGACGAACCCGCGCTGACCATCGTGCCCGCCACCGAAGTCGTGGCGATGGACGATCCGGTCGAAGTCGCGCTGCGCAAGAAGAAAGATTCCTCGATGCGGGTCGCCCTCAATCACGTGAAGGACGGCGACGCGCAGGCCTGCATCTCCGCCGGCAATACCGGCGCGTTGATGGCGGTTTCCCGTTACGTTCTCAAGACGCTGCCCGGCATCGAGCGGCCCGCGATCGCGTTCGCGCTGCCGAATCCGACCGGCTACACGATGATGCTGGACCTCGGCGCGAACGTCGACTGCGAACCGCAGCATCTGCTGCAGTTCGCGGAGATGGGGCACGCGCTCGTCGCCGCGCTCGAAGGCAAGGAGCGTCCGTCGATCGGCCTGCTCAACATCGGCGAGGAGATGATCAAGGGCAACGAGACGATCAAGCGCGCGGGCGAATTGCTGCGCGCCAGCACGCTCAATTTCCGCGGCAACGTCGAAGGCAACGACATCTACAAGGGCACGGTCGATGTGATCGTGTGCGATGGTTTCGTCGGCAACGTCGCGTTGAAGACGTCGGAAGGGCTCGCGCAGATGCTCGCCGACATCATCAAGGAAGAGTTCAGCCGCTCGCTGCTGTCGAGGCTGATGGCGGTGCTCGCGCTGCCGGTGCTGCTGCGCTTCAAGAAGCGCGTCGATCATCGGCAGTACAACGGTGCGGCGCTGCTCGGCCTGCGCAGCCTCGTGATCAAGAGCCACGGCTCCGCGGACGCCTATGCGTTTGAGTGGGCGATCAAACGCGGGTATGATGCCGTCAAAAATGGCGTGCTGGAGCGACTGTCGCGGGCGATGGCGGAAAACGCCGCGCCGCTGGCCGACGGACGCGAGGCGGGCGGGGCGGGCGGTGCGAGCCCTGTGGCCGGTCAGCCAGCAGAGCCTTCCGCCGCGCTATCCTCTAAAGCATAA